The sequence below is a genomic window from Brevibacillus agri.
TACTTCCAGCTCAGTTACGAAGCCTTTGGACTCTTCAACGGTGATGACGCCGTCTTTGCCCACTTTTTCCATAGCTTCTGCGATCAGGTTACCCACTTCTTGATCGTCAGCGGAGATCGCAGCAACTTGTGCGATGGAGGACTTGTTCTCAACTGGCTTCGCGATGGATTTGATTTCTTCTACAGCAGCACGAACAGCTTTTTCCATACCGCGACGGATTACCATCGGGTTAGCGCCGGCTGTTACGTTTTTCAGACCTTCGCGGATCATAGCTGCAGCCAGAACGGTTGCAGTAGTAGTACCGTCACCTGCGATGTCGTTCGTTTTGGTAGCAACTTCTTTAACCAGTTGCGCACCCATGTTTTCGTAAGCGTCTTCCAGCTCGATTTCTTTCGCGATGGTTACGCCGTCGTTTGTAATCAGCGGAGAACCGAATTTTTTCTCCAGAACCACGTTGCGTCCTTTTGGTCCGAGAGTTACTTTCACTGCGTTTGCCAAAGTTTCCACACCGCGGAGCATGGAGCGGCGAGCGTCTTCAGAGAATTTGACTTGTTTTGCCATCTAAAACTCAACCTCCTGTTATGTGTATTGTCGTTCGACTTCCTATGTCAAGAGCCTTAACCGATGATCGCGAGGATATCGGATTCGCGCAGCACGAGGTATTCTTTATTGTCTACCTTTACTTCAGTACCAGCGTATTTGGAGAAGATTACTTTATCGCCTTCTTTTACTTCCAAAGCGATGCGCTCGCCGTTGTCGGCAACACGGCCAGAACCAACTGCGATTACTCGGCCTTCTTGCGGTTTTTCCTTTGCAGTATCAGGCAAAACGATACCGCTTGCAGTCGTTTCGTCTTTGGAGATAGCTTCGATTACCACACGGTCACCCAATGGCTTAAGCACTAAAAACACCCTCCTCAAAAAATGTAGGTAAACAAATTTTTCTGTTGTTAGCACTCACTTGTTATGAGTGCTAACACCCAATTCCTATAATAATGAATCGCTATGTACTTTGCAAGTAGTTTCCCTCATTTTTTCTCAACCGCTAGTCTCCATTTGCAGTTTCTCTAGCAAATGATTTTTCTAGCAAAACGGTTCTAGCAAACAGACCGGCTCATATAAATCAAACAAACGATCAGACAAGCCTGCCAAGGAGGGATATGTTCCATGCATAAATGGCTCTGGATCGGCCTGATTGCCCTCGGTGTGCTGGGAATCAGCCGTTTGTTCTCATCGGACACCACTTCCTTTATACGGGTAAACATCTACCCTTCCGCCATCTTTTGGGACGGACGCCAAATCGCCACTGGCGGAAAGCAAGGGTATTACGTAGAAAGAGGCCAGGAGGTGCCCGCTTCCCTGGAGTATCGGGGAACGCTCTACGTCCCGCTTTCCATGATCGGACGGCACCTGAACAAACCAGTTGGCTGGGACAAAGCCTCTCATTTTGCCTGGGTCGGTCAGCCGCCGACGATCCCGACGGAGCTGCCTGCCGACAACAGCACTTCTCCGGCTGCTCCCAAACCGGACAAGGCTATACCCGCAAGCGCGCCGGCGCCAACTGCTCCGGCAAAAGCTACAGCCACAGACGCCTCTTCGCAGCAAGAGTCCGCTACGCTGTTCGGGCTGACTATCGGGACGCCTGCCGAGGAAGTCCGCAAGCTGCTGGGCGAGCCGGCGCGCAAAGACCCGAGCAGCCTTGGCTACGAATGGTGGGTGTACAACCGCGATCCGGCCCGCTACGTCCAGGTGGGCATCGCCAACGGCAAAGTAGTGGACCTGTACTCTCTCGCTCCGACCGCAATGCTGGGCAACATCGGGGTGGGCAGCAGCCTGCAAGCGCTGGAGCGGCAATACAGCCCGCAAAATACGCTCACCTTTTCCTATATGGGAGCCACCATCCAGATTACCAACCAGAAGCAGCAGCGTCCGCTCGTCATGAAGAACGGCATCCCGCACATTTTTTACCTGGACAAGCAAAATGGCAGCAAAGTGACCGGACTGCGCCTGATCGACACGCAAATGCTATTGCGCGGCGGGTTTTACGAAACGAAATGGTCGTACCAGGGGCAAGCCCCGGATTTCGATCCTCCGGCCTTGAGCGTGGGCGAACGGGAACAGGTCAACCTGGCCAATGAGCGGCAAACGCTCGATCTCGTCAATGTCTCCCGCTACCGCTACAAGCTGCCTCCCCTGCAATGGAACGAGGAAGCTGCAAAAGTAGCCAGAGCCCACAGCCTGGACATGGAAACGAACGATTACTTCGATCATGTTTCCGCGACGACCGGAAGCAGCCCGTTTGAACGTCTGAAGCAGGCCAAAATCGCCTACAGCATGGCGGGAGAAAACATCGCAGCAGGCTATCCCGACGCAATCGAAGCGCATGAAAGCTGGATGAACAGCCCCGGCCACAGGAAAAACATCCTGGAAAAAGACTTCACCCAGCTTGGCGTCGGCGTCATTACCGACTATTTCACCCAAACCTTCCTCACGCCGAGCAAGTAAGCCGCTGTCAGCGCAAACGGACGCTCGCCCTGAGCTGATCCACCGCTCCGGAAAACTCGACTACGACTGTCTCGTATTCTTTGGTGTGCAAAATCAGCCACGGGCGCCTGCCTTCTTTTTTCGGCATGATGACGAACATCTCCGCGATCTCCGTGTCGATGCCAGACGGGGCATGCTGCAACCTCTGCGGCGGTGCCAGCGGGATTTTGACGATCATCACGTGGTCGAGCGACGGATTCAGCTCCAACACGCGCCCGCTTACGGTGCGTAACAGTTGCTGCGCCTCTTTTTGAAACACGTCCGAATTGGCAAACGTCGCGACAACCTGCTGCTTGTCCGAATCGAACAGCTCTACCTGCTCTCCGCCATTGGCGGAGCCAGCCGAAAAAAACAAGGTCAAGCATAAAATTAGCCACATGTTGCCCTAACACCTCCCCTTCCTAACTTTTCTAGTATCTCCTACCTGTTTGCGGTCATTCGCATCGTGGCTGCTGCAGAGCGGTGACAGCCTTGCCCAGCCGATTTTTTTCATCAAAAAAGACCCGCTGCTATCCGTCCCGATAGCAAGGGGTCTTCTCTGTGATCGTCCTTATCGTACCAGTTCGTCCGTTTCAAAGCCGCCAAATTCTTTTTCCCACTCCGCTTCTTCGCGCAGTTGCTTGCGGTAGACGATGCGCGACAGCCAAATGCTCAGCTCATAGAGCAGCAAAAGCGGGATCGTCACCATAATGTCGCTGACGATCTCGGGAGGCGTCAACGTAATGCCGACTACAGCCAGCCCAAAATAGGCGAACCGTCTCACCTTTGCCAGCCGCATCGGATTGAGGATGCGCAGACGGGTCAGAAACATCACGATAATCGGCAATTGAAACAGGATGCCAAAAGGGATGACCATGTTGAACAGGAAGCCGAAGTACTCAGCGATTCCGTAGTTCGGATCAGCCCCGATGGTCGCGGTCATGCCGGTCATAAACTGCATAATCATCGGAAAAACGACGTAATACCCAAACAAAATGCCCGTGATGAAAAGCAAACAAGCCGCCGGAATAAAGTAAAGCGAACCGCGCCGCTCATGCTCCTGCAAGCCTGGCGAGACGAAGCGCCAGAGATGATAGAGCGCAACGGGCAGCGCTACTACCGCGCCAATCAAAAAGGCAAACTGCATGTAGACGCGAAGAGCATCGGATGGATGCAAGGAAATAATCGGCACGCCATCGGCGATCGGCTCTTGCTTCAAATACTCAATCAACGGACCGGCAAAGAAAAAGCCGGCTATCAGTGCGACAACGAAAACAGCCAGCACCCATATGATGCGCTTGCGCAGCTCCGTTAGGTGTTCAACCACTGTCATTTCCTGATCTTTCATGGCAACCACCTTACCTGATTAGGCCTTCTGCTGCTCTTTTTCCATCTGAAGGCGTTCCTTTTCCAGCTTTTCGCGAATTTCTTTTTCCAGACGCTCGCGCTCCAGGCGTTCACGCACTTCCCGCTCGATTTTTTCGCGGTCAAAGGCGTCCTTCTCCGTGACGACAGCCGTTTTGGCTGGTGCTTCTTTTGCAGCCAGCTCCTTCTTTTTCGCTTCTTCGTCATCGTCGTCGTCGCTCGTCAGGCTGCGCGTTGCGTTTTTAAACTCTTTCAACGTATGGCCTACTGCTCGTCCCAGTTCCGGAAGCTTTTTCGGCCCAAAGAGCACCAGCGCCAACACCAGAATCAAAATTAATCCAGGAATCCCAATCGTACTCATGCTTTTCACTCCTTTTTCCTGTTATTTGACAGTCTAACCAGCTAGCACTTCCGTAAACCGCCATAACCGAGTCTCGTCATGTCGGAAGCGACTATTCGTTCTCCTGCAAGAATGCGCGGCAAAAATACATCGAATGAGGTAAACGGCTCATGCATCACGGCTCCGGGCAGACCGAGGATCGGGACGTCCCCTTTATAGGCGACCATCAGCATCGAGCCTGGCAGCATCGGCGTGCCGTAACGGACCACTTCCGCTCCCACTCCGGCAATCGCTCCCGGCGTCCTGTCATCCGGGTCGACGGACATGCCGCCTGTGACGAGCACCAGATCAACGCCTTCGTCGAGGAACGAAAGAATTTGTTTTTCAATCGCTTCTTTATCGTCCGGAGCAAAACGTTGATCGACTACGGTAGAGCCGAGCGCTTCCACCTTGTTGCGGATCACAGCGCCGAACTTGTCTTCGATCCGGCCGGAAAACACTTCGCTTCCGGTCGTCACAAGGCCGACCTGCTTCTCCTGGAACAGCTTCACCTCGATGATCGGGCCGTCAAACTGCTTAGCTAGCTTCTCCAGCTCCACAATGCGCTCTTCTTCGATAATCAACGGAATGATTCGGGTGGCAGCCAGCGTGTGGCCGGGGTGCACGATCTGATCGCCGTACATCGTGGAGAAGGCAATGCCCTCCAATGCATTAATGGCGTGTACCGCTTCCTCGTTGACTTTGGCAAGACCCGTCCGCGAAGCTTTCATCGAGACTTTGCCCTCGTACGGAGGCGTGAGCGTCAAACCTTGACCGGATACGGCCTTGGCGATCCGGATGCCCGCCTCTTCCTCGTGAATGAAGCCTTCTGGCATCTCCAGCACGTAAATGTGTTCCTTGCCAATGGACAAAAGCGGCTCGATATCCGCCTCCGTGATAACATGTCCTTTTTTAAACAGGCGGCCTTTAAACTCACCAGGCAAAATTTGCGTCATGTCGTGCGGCAGCATCATGCCGATCGCTTCTCGCACCGGAACTTCCCGCATTTTCGGTTTTTCTACCAACCCAATCCTCCCCAATCTTCATTGGCTTCGCCTGTCCCTTGCAAAATGTGCAAAGCATCCGCGAGCATGTCGCCGATGGCGTTGAAACAGATTTCTACCCCTTTTGAATTTCCGGGAAGGTTAATGATGAGCGAGTTGCCGCGTGTACCCGCTACCGCGCGTGTCAGCATCGCCCGTCGGGACTGCTGCAAGCCGGCGCGGCGCATTTCTTCCGCAAGTCCTGGCACTGGTCTGTCAATCACCCAGGCGGTCACTTCCGGCGTCACATCGCGCGGGCTCAGTCCAGTTCCCCCGGTCACGATCAGCAGGTCGCATTTTTCGCGGTCCACCAGCTCAATCATGTTTTCCTGCAGCTCTTCCATATCATCAGTAACGGCACGGTAGACAGCTACATCTACGTCCAGCCAATCCCTTGTCAGATTGCGGATGATGGGAATCCGATCATCAGCCCGGTCCCCTCTGGCAATCGAATCACTCGCCGAGATAACGCCTACCTTCCATTTACCCACAGTTCATTCCTCCGTTTTCTCATTCGTTAGTATTGTACACTTTTTTGTCCATAGTGTAGAGGGCACAACAAGAAAAAGGAACCTCCTGACACAAAACCTTCACGATTGGAAAAAGCCGTTTTCCGTCACCATTCCATCCAGACGAATATCGTGAGGCTCAAGTGGGACATGCTCGACTACCTGCATGGAAAAGCCGACGCCGAGCAAAAAAGGCGGTTTGTCCAGCCCGGCAAGGAACCGATCGTAAAAACCTCCGCCGTAGCCCATTCTGCCGCCCTGCCTGTCAAACGCCACACCGGGCACGACTACGGCGTCCAGGCGGGCAAGCTCTGCTTCCTCTGCCTTTGCCGGGTCCGGCTCCATGATCCCGTACACGCCCTGCTTGAGCATTTCCGGTCCTGTATAGCGGTAAGGAATCAGGCGGCGCTGCTCGACAAGGGCGAGTGGCAGCCATATTTCCTGCCCTCTTTTCATCGCCTCCTGAATGAACGGCAAAATGTCTGCCTCGTCTCCAAAAGGATGAAAGGCCATGATTGCCCCCGCTGCCGCGAGCCGCTCATTTTCCAGCAGATGGCGGCATATCCGGGCAGCGTATTGCTGGCGCTCGTTTGGCGGCATGGCTTTGCGCCTCTCCAAAATATGGCTTCGCAACTGTTTTTTATTCGTTTTTTGGTCCATGGCAACCTCTTCCCTCTCCTTGCCGCACAAGGACCGCCCCCTGAAGGCTTGTCCCGTGCGCCGTCTCTAGGCTACACTTGCATTACTATATAAAGAGGTGAATCAGATGATTTTGCTGCAGGCTGAACATATAGAAAAAACATATGGCATCGAAACCATTCTACAAGACATCTCTCTGCAAATACAAACAGGAGAGCGGGTCGGGCTTGTCGGCGTGAACGGCGCGGGCAAATCGACGCTGATGAAAATACTCGCGGGCGAGCTGAGCTACGACAGCGGGCTGGTCCGCATCCCGAAAGATGTGACGGTCGGCTACTTGGCCCAAAACGGCGGGCTTGAATCCGAGCGATGTATTTGGGATGAGCTGTTGAGCGTCTTCGACCATTTGCGGGCAGAGGAACAAGAACTGCGGGAGCTGGAGGCCAAAATGGGCGACCCGGCCGTGCTTGCGGACGAAAAGCGCTATCAGCAAATTTTGGAAAACTATTCGCTCCGCTCGGAAGCGTTCAAGGAAAAAGGCGGCTACAGCTACGAAGGCGCCATTCGCGGAGTCCTGCACGGCTTGCGCTTTGCGGACATGGACTACCAGACCCCGATCAAGACGTTGAGCGGCGGACAGAAAACAAGGCTGGCACTAGCCAAGCTGCTGCTGCAATCCCCTACGATTCTTTTGCTGGACGAGCCGACCAACTACCTGGATATCGAGACACTCACCTGGTTGGAGACGTATTTGCAAAACTATCCGGGCGCGATTCTCGTCGTCTCCCACGACCGCTACTTCCTCGACAAGCTGGTGACGGTCGTCTATGAAATCGAGCGGACTCGCGCTACCCGGTACGTGGGCAACTACAGCCGCTTCCTCGATGAAAAGGCAGCTCGTCTCGAGCAGGAGCTGAAGCGCTTCGAGAAGCAGCAGGAGGAAATCGCCAAGCTGGAAGACTTCATCGCCCGCAACATCGCTCGCGCCACCACGACCAAACGGGCGCAGAGCAGGCGTAAGACGCTGGAAAAAATGGAGCGCATGGACAAACCGATCATGCACAACAAGTCCGTGAATTTTTCCTTCGACGTAGCCAAAATGAGCGGAACGATCGTCATGAAGGCGAACAACCTGTCTGTCGGCTACCCGGATGCCGTCCTCTCCCGCGGCCTGACGTTTGAAATCGAACGCGAGGAACGTGTCGCACTGGTCGGGCCAAACGGGATCGGCAAGTCGACTTTGCTGAAAACGATTGTCGGGCAACTGAAGGCGCTCGCGGGCGACGTGCATTTCGGCAGCAATGTGACGATCGGCTACTACGACCAGGAGCATCGCAATCTGAATGAGCGCAACACGGTGCTCGGCGAAATATGGGACGAGTATCCGCACATGCTGGAAAAAGACGTGCGGACGCTGCTCGGCAACTTCCTGTTCAGCGGCGACGATGTGCAAAAGAAAATCAGCGATCTGTCCGGCGGGGAGCGCGCGCGTGTCTCGCTGGCGAAGCTGATGTTGAAGCAGGCCAACTTCCTGATTTTTGACGAGCCGACGAACCACCTGGACATTTTCAGCAAAGAAGTGCTGGAAAACGCGCTCTACGACTATCCGGGCACGATCCTGTTCGTCTCCCACGACCGCTACTTCCTGAACAAGATAGCCAGCCGCGTGCTGGAGCTGACGGGCGATGGCGTGACGAGCTACTTGGGCAACTACGATTACTACGTGGAGAAAAAGCAGGAGCTGGCAGAGCTTGCCGCCGAGCAAGCGGCGCAGCCTGTGAAAAAGCAGGGGTCTACTGCCGCAGCCCAGCCGGAAAAATCGTCCTACGAGCTGGACAAGGAAGCAAAAAGGCGCGAGCGTCAACGCCAGCGCCGTTTGGAAGAAATCGAGACGACGATTCAAAAGCGGGAAGCCGACATCGTCAAATGGGAGGAAGAGCTGTGCCTCCCGGAAATCTACAGCGATCACGTGCAAGCCAAAGAGCGCAACGACCTGATCCAAGCCGCCAAGCAGGAGCTGGAGCAGTTGTACGACGAATGGAGCACGCTGTCGGAGGAATAGCGACTGTCTGACCGCATGAACGTATGCAGGCGGTGTCGTCGCGCTTCACTTGCGACTCACGTCGAGCAGCGCTCCTGTGTCGGCTCCTCCAGCGCCGCGTACAGAGCGGGCACGACGAGAAACGAAATGCAGGTCGCAGCGGTCACGATTCCCGAGTCGTTGAGCGCAAGTCCCGCCAGCGCTCCAGCAATGACGCCCGCGAAGCCTTTTACCAAATACGGCGTATCCTGTGCCAGATGACGGAGAAAGCGGTCGTTTTTCAAGGCGAGCAGCCCGAGTACGATGAGCGAAACGGCAAACACCTTGCTCCAGATCGAGACGCGAATCAAACGCAAGTTCATCGCCAGCTTCCGCTCGACCATCTGCCCGATCTCCGCCCACTCGCCTGCCATTATTTGCTGGGCTACTCTACCGACGTGAGTGGGAGGCTGATCGGAAACGAGGCTCGCCGCCATCAACCCTATAACGCCAAGCATGAGGCCGCCTGCCAGAAGCAGGAGGCCTTTTTTGCCTATGCGCCAGCCGTGCAGCCGGGAAAAGGCGACAAAAAAGCCGACCAGCCCGGCGAGAAAGCCGCCTGCGTCCGTGCCCAAATCCGGCGCGACCATGTAGTACAGGACAATGCCGCACATAGCGGCCGAGGCAGCAGGCAGCAGCAGGCTCGCCCCGAAAAGCGCCCGGCTCCGCTCCCGGTAAAGCTGGTACAAGGAAGCGACCAGCATGATCGTTCCTCCGATCATGACGCCTTCGTATTCATTGCCCAAGCCGTAAAAACGCGCCCCGATCACCGGGTCGTAGCCGAGAAACGACTGCCGCATCAGCGTTGCCCCCGACCAGCCGTCGAGCAGCAAGGCGGCAACGGTTACGGCGCTTGCGGTCAGCGTGACGCGGGCAAGGGAGTGGTTTTCCTGCCAAAAGGCCGCTGCCAGCGCGGCCATAATCAACGCCCCGAGAACGACTGAACCGTGAACCTGCCAATCGAGCAAACTCTCGGCCAACAGCAAAAAGGGAAACCAGAGCAGCGCGAGCAGCGCCAGACGGACACCTCTGCGTATGCGGGACAAGCCTGCGCCTTCTCTTCTCCTGCCCCACAGCCACAGCAATGCCGCGAACGCCAACGTCACAATTTGCAGCATGACGTACGTATAGAGGACAGAAGAGCGCGTGGCGTACGTATGATGAATGTTCTCCACCTGATGGCTCAACAGCGGCAGCGTCCCCCTCTCCGTGCTGTGCATGACATGACCCGCCAAGCCTTTCGGAACAGGCACGTCCAGCCAGGACAACACCGTCGGCAATACGTCAAGTCCGCTTACCAGGCCGGCCTGCCGCGTAGTCGCTGAGGTCAGCAGCCCCGCTCCTTCTCCTGACCAGCTCAAAAGCGGCGACAGCAGCGCCTTTTCTTTTACGGCTACCGGGTTGACTGCTGGCGACACGAGCAGCACCAGTTGGTTTTCCCCGCGCGCGGAGAGCAGCTCGTCGAGAAACTGCGACAGATCGTGCAAAACCCGTTGATACTGTCTGGCAAACTGCCCCGGCTCCATGTCCGGGCCAAGCTGGTACAGGCGGGACAAGTCGGAAAGCTGTACCGCAATCAGGCCGGATGTGCGGTCTGCCTGAATCCGCTCGCGCAAGTAGCTGTAATTCGTTTTCACCCCGAACGGATAGCCCTGCGCGAACAACGTGCTTTTGCCGGACACATCCCCTGCCGGAACTCTTCCCTCCTGGTCCATGGCAAACAGGACAGCGTGCCGCTGCCTGGCTTCCTCGACATCGCCGTTGCCGTAGGAAGCTACCCGAATCTTGTGCGCGGCAAGCGTCGTGCCCAACAGCCCAAGCCGGGAGGAATACGGTTTGTCCCGGTTATCCTCGTGCAGCCGGAAAATACCGGGAAAAACGATGGCAGAACGCGCCAGGTCCTGCGCTTGGTAACCGCCCAGCTCCTGCATCCGCTCTCCTGCCGTCTCTTTGGGGGAGAGCGCTTCTTGCGGGTGATAGGCCGTACCGCTGCGCTCGGTATAGAGAGCCTGGGCGCCGCTGCCCATCAGCAAGTAACCGTTGGCCGCTGTCCGTGGCCCCGGCGTGCGCATGGATAAGGCACCTGCTGCCGCCTCGCCGATCCATTTATCCACAGGCGGCAGGCGTTTCAGCTTTTCCAGATCGGAAAAAGACAGCCCGTCTACAAATAGCACGACGACCTGGCGCTTTTCGTTGGCAGCAAGCGAATTTCCGCAATTTGTATGAACAACCAAAATCAGGATGACCAAGAAAAGCCACACGAATTTTGTCTTCACGGCGTACCTCCTGTTGATAACCAGAGTCTTTTATCCACATATTCCACAAAATAATCCACAGGCTATACGTGAATTTCCCGGCCATTTTTCGCGTTATCACCAGTATTCACAGGCGACTGTGAGAACAACCCGGAAAGTTATCCTGATCTTGTGGATAATGCTGAAAACGCTTGGGCAACAGCAGGAACGAGGGCGGAATCAAAGGCGGCGCACAGCTCTCCTGGCGGGGAGAGACTGGCAGCAAGTTCTTTTCCCACGGTTGGGCTTTCCAGACGACAAGACTCGCGGAACGCAAAAAAGCCCATCCCCGCAAGGAATGGACTTTGCTGTTCGATCCAGGCTACTGCTCGTTTTCGTTCAGCGACAACCCAGGCACGCCGTTCAAATCGAGCGCGGCGAACTGCCCTTTTTCATACTTGATATAGCCTGCTGCCGCGATCATGGCGGCGTTGTCCGTGCAAAGCGACAGCGGCGGGATGACGAGCGGGATTCCTTCCGCCTCGCAGCGTGCCTGCAGCCGTTCCCGCAGACCGCGATTCGCTGCTACGCCGCCTGCCAGCA
It includes:
- the groES gene encoding co-chaperone GroES, with protein sequence MLKPLGDRVVIEAISKDETTASGIVLPDTAKEKPQEGRVIAVGSGRVADNGERIALEVKEGDKVIFSKYAGTEVKVDNKEYLVLRESDILAIIG
- a CDS encoding CAP domain-containing protein, producing the protein MHKWLWIGLIALGVLGISRLFSSDTTSFIRVNIYPSAIFWDGRQIATGGKQGYYVERGQEVPASLEYRGTLYVPLSMIGRHLNKPVGWDKASHFAWVGQPPTIPTELPADNSTSPAAPKPDKAIPASAPAPTAPAKATATDASSQQESATLFGLTIGTPAEEVRKLLGEPARKDPSSLGYEWWVYNRDPARYVQVGIANGKVVDLYSLAPTAMLGNIGVGSSLQALERQYSPQNTLTFSYMGATIQITNQKQQRPLVMKNGIPHIFYLDKQNGSKVTGLRLIDTQMLLRGGFYETKWSYQGQAPDFDPPALSVGEREQVNLANERQTLDLVNVSRYRYKLPPLQWNEEAAKVARAHSLDMETNDYFDHVSATTGSSPFERLKQAKIAYSMAGENIAAGYPDAIEAHESWMNSPGHRKNILEKDFTQLGVGVITDYFTQTFLTPSK
- the tatC gene encoding twin-arginine translocase subunit TatC; this translates as MKDQEMTVVEHLTELRKRIIWVLAVFVVALIAGFFFAGPLIEYLKQEPIADGVPIISLHPSDALRVYMQFAFLIGAVVALPVALYHLWRFVSPGLQEHERRGSLYFIPAACLLFITGILFGYYVVFPMIMQFMTGMTATIGADPNYGIAEYFGFLFNMVIPFGILFQLPIIVMFLTRLRILNPMRLAKVRRFAYFGLAVVGITLTPPEIVSDIMVTIPLLLLYELSIWLSRIVYRKQLREEAEWEKEFGGFETDELVR
- the tatA gene encoding twin-arginine translocase TatA/TatE family subunit → MSTIGIPGLILILVLALVLFGPKKLPELGRAVGHTLKEFKNATRSLTSDDDDDEEAKKKELAAKEAPAKTAVVTEKDAFDREKIEREVRERLERERLEKEIREKLEKERLQMEKEQQKA
- a CDS encoding molybdopterin-binding protein, which produces MVEKPKMREVPVREAIGMMLPHDMTQILPGEFKGRLFKKGHVITEADIEPLLSIGKEHIYVLEMPEGFIHEEEAGIRIAKAVSGQGLTLTPPYEGKVSMKASRTGLAKVNEEAVHAINALEGIAFSTMYGDQIVHPGHTLAATRIIPLIIEEERIVELEKLAKQFDGPIIEVKLFQEKQVGLVTTGSEVFSGRIEDKFGAVIRNKVEALGSTVVDQRFAPDDKEAIEKQILSFLDEGVDLVLVTGGMSVDPDDRTPGAIAGVGAEVVRYGTPMLPGSMLMVAYKGDVPILGLPGAVMHEPFTSFDVFLPRILAGERIVASDMTRLGYGGLRKC
- a CDS encoding MogA/MoaB family molybdenum cofactor biosynthesis protein translates to MGKWKVGVISASDSIARGDRADDRIPIIRNLTRDWLDVDVAVYRAVTDDMEELQENMIELVDREKCDLLIVTGGTGLSPRDVTPEVTAWVIDRPVPGLAEEMRRAGLQQSRRAMLTRAVAGTRGNSLIINLPGNSKGVEICFNAIGDMLADALHILQGTGEANEDWGGLGW
- a CDS encoding 5-formyltetrahydrofolate cyclo-ligase; this encodes MDQKTNKKQLRSHILERRKAMPPNERQQYAARICRHLLENERLAAAGAIMAFHPFGDEADILPFIQEAMKRGQEIWLPLALVEQRRLIPYRYTGPEMLKQGVYGIMEPDPAKAEEAELARLDAVVVPGVAFDRQGGRMGYGGGFYDRFLAGLDKPPFLLGVGFSMQVVEHVPLEPHDIRLDGMVTENGFFQS
- a CDS encoding ABC-F family ATP-binding cassette domain-containing protein; amino-acid sequence: MILLQAEHIEKTYGIETILQDISLQIQTGERVGLVGVNGAGKSTLMKILAGELSYDSGLVRIPKDVTVGYLAQNGGLESERCIWDELLSVFDHLRAEEQELRELEAKMGDPAVLADEKRYQQILENYSLRSEAFKEKGGYSYEGAIRGVLHGLRFADMDYQTPIKTLSGGQKTRLALAKLLLQSPTILLLDEPTNYLDIETLTWLETYLQNYPGAILVVSHDRYFLDKLVTVVYEIERTRATRYVGNYSRFLDEKAARLEQELKRFEKQQEEIAKLEDFIARNIARATTTKRAQSRRKTLEKMERMDKPIMHNKSVNFSFDVAKMSGTIVMKANNLSVGYPDAVLSRGLTFEIEREERVALVGPNGIGKSTLLKTIVGQLKALAGDVHFGSNVTIGYYDQEHRNLNERNTVLGEIWDEYPHMLEKDVRTLLGNFLFSGDDVQKKISDLSGGERARVSLAKLMLKQANFLIFDEPTNHLDIFSKEVLENALYDYPGTILFVSHDRYFLNKIASRVLELTGDGVTSYLGNYDYYVEKKQELAELAAEQAAQPVKKQGSTAAAQPEKSSYELDKEAKRRERQRQRRLEEIETTIQKREADIVKWEEELCLPEIYSDHVQAKERNDLIQAAKQELEQLYDEWSTLSEE